The genomic segment AGGCACAAGCAACTGTTTAACAAAAACACAGGTCTCTGCTAAAGCGAAAGCTGATGTATAGGGGCTGACGCCTGCCCGGTGCTGGAAGGTTAAGGGGAACACTTAGCGAAATATCGCGAAGGTGTGAACTTAAGCCCCAGTAAACGGCGGCCGTAACTATAACGGTCCTAAGGTAGCGAAATTCCTTGTCAGGTAAGTTCTGACCCGCACGAATGGCGTAATGACTTGTGCACTGTCTCAACTGCAAATCCGGCGAAGTTGTAGTGCGAGTGAAGATGCTCGCTACCCGCGATTGGACGGAAAGACCCCGTAGAGCTTTACTGTAGCTTAGCATTGAATTTCGGTATTGTCTGTACAGGATAGGTGGGAGACTGGGAAACTAGGGCGTCAGCCTTGGTGGAGTCGTTGTTGGGATACCACCCTGATAGTATTGAAGTTCTAACTGGATGCCATGAAACTGGTGACAGGACATTGTTAGGTGGGCAGTTTGACTGGGGCGGTCGCCTCCTAAAATGTAACGGAGGCGCCCAAAGGTTCCCTCAGAACGGTCGGAAATCGTTCGAAGAGTGTAAAGGCAGAAGGGAGCCTGACTGCGACACCTACAAGTGGAGCAGGGACGAAAGTCGGGCTTAGTGATCCGGTGGTACCTCGTGGGAGGGCCATCGCTCAACGGATAAAAGCTACCTCGGGGATAACAGGCTGATCTCCCCCAAGAGTTCACATCGACGGGGAGGTTTGGCACCTCGATGTCGGCTCGTCGCATCCTGGGGCTGAAGTAGGTCCCAAGGGTTGGGCTGTTCGCCCATTAAAGCGGCACGCGAGCTGGGTTCAGAACGTCGTGAGACAGTTCGGTCCCTATCCGTCGCGGGCGTAGGAAATTTGAGAGGAGCTGTCCTTAGTACGAGAGGACCGGGATGGACTGACCTATGGTGTACCAGTTGTTTCGCCAGAAGCATAGCTGGGTAGCTAAGTCGGGAAGGGATAAACGCTGAAAGCATCTAAGTGTGAAGCCCACCTCAAGATGAGATTTCCCATAGCATAAGCTAGTAAGACCCCTTGAAGACTACAAGGTTGATAGGTCAGAGGTGTAAGTATGGTAACATATTTAGCTGACTGATACTAATAGGTCGAGGGCTTGACCAATAACATAAGTTGTAAATACATTAAAGAAACTGTGTGCAATTTTCAAAGAATAATATAAAAAATACTTGACATAAGATGTGTTGCAAAGTATAATATTATTTGTAATGATCTGGTGATGATGGCATAGAGGTAACACTCCTTCCCATTCCGAACAGGAAAGTTAAGGTCTATTACGCTGATGGTACTGCATGGGAGACTGTGTGGGAGAGTAGGAAGTCGCCAGGTAAAATTTAAAAGGGATCTTTAGCTCAGTTGGTTAGAGCAACCGGCTCATAACCGGTAGGTCTAGGGTTCGAGTCCCTGAAGGTCCACCATGGGGGTATAGCTCAGTTGGGAGAGCACCTGCCTTGCACGCAGGGGGTCAAGAGTTCGAATCTCTTTATCTCCACCATTAAGAAGTTATGAATTAATTCATAACTTCTTTTATTATACAATTATTTAATTATGTTTAGTATGAATAAGCATAGGAGATAGGAATGTTTTTATATAGAATAAAACAATTTTATTGGGCAATAGAATCTATATTCATTAAGGAAGATATGGAAATGCTAAAGATGTATCTTAGTATTTCTGAGTTGGATTTATTTATGAAACTTACTAAATCAGAGCGGCAACATTCAATAAGAGTTTGTAGAACGGCTATAAAATATATAGAGGATAATAATATAGTTAATATCGATAAAAAAAAGATGTCTAAGTGTGCATTATTGCATGACATAGGAAAATTAGAATCTAAATTAAATATATTTTATAAAGGCATTATTGTTTTTTTAAATAGTATTACTCACGGAAAATTTTTGAAGTATAATAAAAATAAGAAAATAATAAGTTATTATAATCATCCGGAAATTGGAGCAAGACTGATTGAGAGTATTAATAATGATGAATGCTTAGAAGTAATAAATTCTATTAAATATCATCATAATAAAAGTAATATTGACTCAAAAAATATATATTTAAAAGTATTAAGTATATCTGATGATTGCAATTAAAATAGGAGGGAAATATGAATTCTATTGAGAGAAGAGAGGATATAATTAGATTACTTCTAGAAAGTAATGAGCCTTTGAAAGGCAGCTTTATAGCAAAAAGATATTCTGTAACTAGACAGGTTATAGTAAAAGATATAGCAATTCTTAGAGCTAAAGGTAAGAATATAATAGCAACTCCAGATGGATATATAATTAATGCAAATAATAATAAAGCTAAAGCAATTATTGCAGTAATTCATACTGAAGATGAGATGATTGAGGAATTAAGTATAGTAATCAAATATGGTGGAATTATTGAAGATGTAGTAGTGGAGCATCCATTGTATGGAGAAATAAAGGGAATGCTTATGATTAAGAATTATAATGAGTTAAATAAATTTATTGAAAAATATAAGGAACAAAAAGCAAAATTACTATCTGCATTAACTAATGGAGTTCATCTTCATACAATAGCAGCTGAAACTCAAGATGATATTGATTTAATTATATTGGAATTGAAAAAGAACAACTTTATAGTTTCAGATTTGGAGGACTAGTAATGGATTATGATGTGCTAATTTTAGGCGGTGGGATAATTGGATGCGCAGTTGCCTATGAACTTTCAAAATATAATATAAATATAGCTTTAATTGAAAAGGGATATGATGTTGCAAACGATATTTCATTTGCAAATACAGCTGTTGTTTATGATGGTTCAGAATCAAGTAGTAGTAAAATGGCTCTCTTGGAGAAGAGAGGTATAGATATAATAAGGAAGCATTGTAAAAAGTTCAATGTTAGATATAATAAGATTGGCTCATTAAGGATTTTCTTAGATGAGAGTAATGAACTATTAAATAAAGTGTATAGTGATTCTGTGGATCACGGAATAGATGGAGTTCGTATAATAGATAGTAATGAACTTTATAATGTGGAACCAAGTTTAAATTTAGAGGAAAATAAAGCTATCTATTCTGAGAATACTTCAATAATATCACCATATAACCTAGCTGTTTCATATGCAGAAATAGCTGTAGATAATGGAGTGAATTTTAGATTAGAAGAAGAGGTTATAGATATTAAGACTATCTCTAAGGGATTCAGAGTAACTACGAATAAAAATAAGTTTACTTGTAAACTAGTTATTAATACAATTCCAAATGAATCATTTAATGACATGTGTAGTAATGTAACAAGCGAAATGAAAAATAAAAAAGTTAGGTGTATAATAGTTAAGAAAAGCATAGGTGATAACTTAAAGAAAATTATTATTGAAGATATAGATGAAGAAAATTCGATGATAAAGGTGCCAATATCGGAAAATGAAAATTTAATTGGAATTAAGATTAGTGATAATTTTAGCTCTAAATTAGAATTGCCAGAAAGAATATTGAAAAATATAAAAAAAGAGTCAATAATTAATATATTTACAGAAGTATATAGCGAAAATGATATGTTAATAGATGATAGTAATTTAGAGGCCGGTTATATAAAGGTTGTAGGAAATCACTATGCTAAAATATCAGTTGCACCAGCAATTGCTCAGGATATTGAAAAGAAAGTTAAAGTAAGTATGAATATAACGAAGAAGAAGGATTATATTGATAAAAAGAGAGAGACATATATATTTAGAGAGATGACTAAAGATCAAATAAATAGAATAATTTCTCTTGATAAGCGTTATGGCAATATTATTTGTAATTGCAATAATATTTCTGAGGGAGAAATTATTGATTCAATAAGAAGACCTTTAGGTGCAAGAACAGTAGAGGGAGTAAAAAGGCGTACAGGGATAGGTCTTGGAAACTGCAATGGTTCAAATTGCAATATAAAGATAATAAAGATATTGGCCAGAGAGATGGATAAAAGTGCTTTAGATATAGTAGATGATTCTATGGATTCACAAATTTTAGTTGGAAGAATTAAGGAATTTAATGAAATTTAGATTGGAGTAATTAGTAATGTCTAATAAAGATGTTTTTACCAGTTTAGTTAGAGTAAAAGGTAATATGAATTACAAAGTTGTATCAGTAAAAAGTAATAAAAGCGTTGAGAAGCACTTATGGAAAGAATTCTCAAAGGTTCTTAGCAGGATTTATGTTAGTACTCCTACAAATATTGGCGATAATATTTGTAAGAATATACTTAATACTGGCGTAGATATAATATGTACAAGGAAGATAAAAGAATAGCTAAACACTAAATCCATAAGGTTATATTTTATTATAATAATTTATTTTAATAAAATATTATAAAATAGTTGACATAAGTATAAGCAATTGATATAATAATACATGTCACTAGACGTGGAAAGATGGTCGAGTTGGTTTAAGGCACCGGTCTTGAAAACCGGCGTGCGTGTAAGCGTACCTAGGGTTCGAATCCCTATCTTTCCGCCATTTTTTTGTCTAAAAATATAAAGTTTATTTGGAGGATTACTCAAGTGGCTGAAGAGGCGCCCCTGCTAAGGGCGTAGGTCGGGTAACTGGCGCCCGGGTTCAAATCCCGGATCCTCCGCCAAGCATCTAACATTTGTTAGGTGCTTTTTAGTATAATTAATTAGTCTTAGTAAAACATATATTTTTATTTGTTGAAAATTTATATATAAATTCTCAATAAATATAATTTACTATTCTAAATTATTTGATATTCTGTAACTCATATCTACAATTAAGTTTAGATAAATGAAAAAATTAAATTTATTGCAATAAATATGTTGACATAAATAAAATTAGTTGATATAATCATATTTGTTGTGAGACATGGAAAGATGGTCGAGTTGGTTTAAGGCACCGGTCTTGAAAACCGGCGTGCGTGTAAGCGTACCTAGGGTTCGAATCCCTATCTTTCCGCCATTAAAATAGAAGGCACATGGAGGATTACTCAAGTGGCTGAAGAGGCGCCCCTGCTAAGGGCGTAGGTCGGGTAACTGGCGCCCGGGTTCAAATCCCGGATCCTCCGCCAAACATCTAACAAATTGTTAGATGTTTTTTTTGTTTTTAATTAATTTTATGGAGTAAATAAACTTAAAATATTATAATTAATATGTCTGCTTATAAAATAAATTAATTATCATAAGAAGGTGAATTATGCTAAGCGGCAGCAAAGTGCATTTAAGAGTACTAAAAAGGGAAGATGTAAGTATATTATTCAAGTTACATAGTGAAGAGAAAGTTAAAAAGTATAATATAATAATTGAGAGCATGGATAATAAAGTAGATTTAAGAAAATCTTTAAGTATAGTGAATGAAGATGATAATCTAATTGGTTTTGTAACGTACAAGGAGCAGGGATATTATAGTAGGATATACTGTATTGGCATAACGATAGGGAGTGAGTATTGGGGAAGAAGTTATGGAGTAGATTCTATAAAAACTCTTCTAAGATATTTATTTAAAAAGCTGAATGCTATGAAAGTAGAATTATACGTTGCTAGTTATAATATACGAGCTATAAGGTGTTATAAAAAATGTGGGTTCATAGAGGAAAATATTAAAAGATATTATAGCCATATAGATAAAGAATATATAGATATGATAATTATGGGGATAATTAGAGAAAGATATAATTCATATTTAAAATGTGAGGATGGAAAATACATATGAGTATAAGATTTGTTTATGGAAGGTCTGGTACAGGTAAGAGTAAATTTTGTATTGATGAGATAAAAAATAATATTAACAAAAAATTAGATATAAATAAATTAATCCTATTAGTTCCAGAGCAGTATACATTTATGACTGAAAATAAAATATTGCATGAAATTGGAGAACATGCTTTCTTAAGAACAGAAGTGATGAGTTTTAAGAAAATGGCTCATAATATTTTTGAAGAATATGGTGGAAGAGTTAAAGAGATTATTAAGGAATCTGGAAGGAATATGCTAATTCATAGAGTTATAAATGAAAACATTGAGTCTTTGGATTATTTTAATAGGATGTCTAGAGAACAAGGATTTAATGAAATTATATCAGAAGTGATTTCGGAATTTAAAAAGTATAATATTAGCATTGATAGTATAAGAGCAATAGATGAGAAAATAAATGATAATGAATTATATCAAAAAATTAAAGAGTTGATGATAATTTATGAAGCATTTAACTTAAAAATGCATGAAAATTACATTGATGGAGATGATCAGTTAACATTACTAAATAAAAAGTTATTAGAAAGTAGCGCGTATGTAGATTCTGAGGTGTGGATAGATGAATTTACTAGCTTTACACCTCAACAACTGGACATTATAAAGGTGTTGGCCAAGAGATGTAGAAGAGTTAATATAACTTTTTGTATTGATAACGAATCTCTAAATAACAACTCTGAAGATATAACTGATGTATTCAAT from the Clostridium beijerinckii genome contains:
- a CDS encoding HD domain-containing protein, with the protein product MFLYRIKQFYWAIESIFIKEDMEMLKMYLSISELDLFMKLTKSERQHSIRVCRTAIKYIEDNNIVNIDKKKMSKCALLHDIGKLESKLNIFYKGIIVFLNSITHGKFLKYNKNKKIISYYNHPEIGARLIESINNDECLEVINSIKYHHNKSNIDSKNIYLKVLSISDDCN
- a CDS encoding transcription repressor NadR, which produces MNSIERREDIIRLLLESNEPLKGSFIAKRYSVTRQVIVKDIAILRAKGKNIIATPDGYIINANNNKAKAIIAVIHTEDEMIEELSIVIKYGGIIEDVVVEHPLYGEIKGMLMIKNYNELNKFIEKYKEQKAKLLSALTNGVHLHTIAAETQDDIDLIILELKKNNFIVSDLED
- a CDS encoding NAD(P)/FAD-dependent oxidoreductase, whose amino-acid sequence is MDYDVLILGGGIIGCAVAYELSKYNINIALIEKGYDVANDISFANTAVVYDGSESSSSKMALLEKRGIDIIRKHCKKFNVRYNKIGSLRIFLDESNELLNKVYSDSVDHGIDGVRIIDSNELYNVEPSLNLEENKAIYSENTSIISPYNLAVSYAEIAVDNGVNFRLEEEVIDIKTISKGFRVTTNKNKFTCKLVINTIPNESFNDMCSNVTSEMKNKKVRCIIVKKSIGDNLKKIIIEDIDEENSMIKVPISENENLIGIKISDNFSSKLELPERILKNIKKESIINIFTEVYSENDMLIDDSNLEAGYIKVVGNHYAKISVAPAIAQDIEKKVKVSMNITKKKDYIDKKRETYIFREMTKDQINRIISLDKRYGNIICNCNNISEGEIIDSIRRPLGARTVEGVKRRTGIGLGNCNGSNCNIKIIKILAREMDKSALDIVDDSMDSQILVGRIKEFNEI
- a CDS encoding DUF1667 domain-containing protein is translated as MSNKDVFTSLVRVKGNMNYKVVSVKSNKSVEKHLWKEFSKVLSRIYVSTPTNIGDNICKNILNTGVDIICTRKIKE
- a CDS encoding GNAT family N-acetyltransferase yields the protein MLSGSKVHLRVLKREDVSILFKLHSEEKVKKYNIIIESMDNKVDLRKSLSIVNEDDNLIGFVTYKEQGYYSRIYCIGITIGSEYWGRSYGVDSIKTLLRYLFKKLNAMKVELYVASYNIRAIRCYKKCGFIEENIKRYYSHIDKEYIDMIIMGIIRERYNSYLKCEDGKYI